The nucleotide sequence cacccttcacctggttggatcaaaTAGATGCTTACTTTCCAATAGATGCTTACTTTTTAAATGGAATAAGTTAAATTGAGTGAAGGCCAATTCACATCTCCTTCTTTCAAAATGTAGCAACAAGTAAACTGGTATTTGCAAGCTGATAGAATATAAAGCACAGATGGATGCTTTGGAACATAGTGCTACTTATACTGGACACTCTTATATCAACGTGGCATGTTTGAAAACACTGATTGTAGATGATGCTAGTCATGGATGATGCTGCATATAGTGAACCTGCCCAATAATGTGATTGAATTACAGTTAGTGTTTTCCTTAAACACTAACTTGGCCTGTGAATAGTCAAATGTTTCATACCAACATAACAATGCCCAAAGTAAACAGAATAATTATTCAATTCCAATCATTTCTGACAAAGCTTTATCACTGAAAAACACCCTACAGATGCCAAGACCACAATGGCAAATGAGCAAAAAAATGTTGTTAGTGATGAAGGTAGTTCCAGAGAGTTCTTTTCCAAGGCTTTTTAAAAGCTGAGGCTTGTATCATCAAAAATGGAATGATTGAACAGATCAATGAATGTATCAAGGGATAAAAGGTCATCCCATCCAGTTTTTCAACACAATAACATATAACTAGTAAATGTTTTCATCTTGTATCTTACCAATTTAAAATgacatataatgaggacaaaccctGTGAGCTTTGATCCACCAGATTAATTGAAAAAGGATTAGAAGGGTGCAGCCTTTGAACTGGGACACTGGGACACAGCCTTTATTTTGACCCACCAGGTAATGGAGACATTTTCTGAAAATGaataagtaaaattaaaaagggaTTGTTTTTGAATTAGAACATTAATTTACCCTAAAATATAACATTAAATTGTATAAGACAGACAACATCAACATTTACTTTTGGCCTGTTGCCATCTATTCACATTCATTCATGGCCCTTCAAAGTAAAGAATCTGGACAGCTTGAAATtaactttgtcactttctttcatttCCTGTGCCAAGGCCACTAAGGccactgctgcatgtccacaatacatgaatgaattaatttaaaaaGATGTGTTTCTTACCACATTCTATCAGAAATCTGTTTGTGTCTTACAGTTGTTGTGAGTCTCCTCATACTTGGGTTGTCTGGGGCAACAAAGAAGGATACAACAGGTAGAGTAAAATCGACAGGCACAGCAACACCTCTTTCCTATATCTCTTCTAATCTTTGCCATTTCTTCCTGAATTAATTTCAGTGAAAAACAATTCTGGAGTGAAGCCTGCAGGTCAGTGTGGAACCTGGGTGAAAGAACCAGAAGGAGGCCAATTTACTTCTCCCAATTACCCAAACAAATACCCCCCGAACACAGAATGTGTTTACATACTCGAAGGTAAAGCCTGTCTTTAAGTACACCCACCTTAAAAAGCAAAGTGATTACACTGTTTATTTTCAGTGAAAGCACTCCTCAGGTCATCCTAGTAAGGAAATCCTGGTAACTGCTTAGAGAATGATGAAACGTTTCAGtttatctggtgtaaaacttacaGCAAGAGAGTACCTCAGGCACTTATTCACAGTAGGAGATAATGTTTGATTACTTGTTGTGGATGATCTAGTTAAAGCATTACCAGTTTGATTCTGGCAAACTCAACCAAGATAAACTGAGTAGTATTTTAGACACCACTGTGTGAGGTTATGATGGATTTTGTTATGTTTTCACAGCACCCCCAAGGCAGTGCATTGATCTACACTTTGAAGAGAACTACTCGATAGAGTCCTCTTGGGAATGTAAATTTGACAACATCGAGGTTCGGGATGGACCGTTTGGCTTTTCCCCAGTACTCGGACACTACTGTGGTCAGCAAAGTCCCCCAGATATCAGGAGTAGCGGCCGATATTTGTGGATAAAATTTGTTACAGATGGTGAGCTGGAAGCTGTTGGATTTTCAGCAAGTTACAACTTCACTgcaggtatttatttatttatttttgctttgttggtgttgacagtttttttttttttccaattgtaTGCAACTTACAAGAATGGCTCTAAATGAATAGCAAACAACCAGAGAGTTCATCCCTGTTGGTGTGTCTTGCAGTATCATTTTCTGTGCACATATTCAGATTTCAAAGAAATGGCTACTGAATGGACCATTTTCTGAGCAACTTGATGGTTTCTCTTCTCTCCATCATCAGTGATGTGGTACCCTCTCAAATTTTAATGCACTGCAGCAGTGTAACAAACTTGTCCAGCACAATTATGGCAATTAAGCTTGTGTGTAAAAGCTTAGCTTTCCTAATTTGCCTCATCTCTGGTTGTGATCGCTTTACTGGAGCAGTGTGAGGATTGATGACAAGGAATCCGAGCGCATCACAATTTAATATTCCTTCACCTACACTTGGCTGGGTTTAATAACACTGTCAATGTTTTAGTATGTTTAGGCTTTAGAGGCACAATTCCAGGAAACGTCAAAgatgtaatatttttttttttttttttaggtacagtcaggtccataagaatTAGGACAGTAACACAGTTTTAGAAATGGTACCTTCACATGTCATTAGAATGGCGTTCAAATGAAACagcagtttaacaaaaatattgcctgAGCCATTTTGGAATTATAgccatttgtatatattttccctccattttcaaagGCCATAAATAATTGGATAAAACAAACTAGTATTGTGAATATAAATCATtaattttacagccagttttctttcagtATGTCAGGATGTATGCatgttccaagtcactgaatgtgtttcAGATGAATTTATATCAAtcgttaagaaatacaaacagtaactgtgtggtaaatctgtgtggagcaggcaGTTGTCAAATTGTGCCgaatgcaacttttgtctgttgcaccaccagtcacagTTTTCATTGTGGAGAGGAACAGAGAAGGTTTTTCATTCAAGAATACAGATTAAATCTTGGGCCCAACTCTCCAATATGCCTTCTGGcacactgcagctgaaatttcatgtcttagTTTGAAGAAAATATGTAGTTGTGCTACTCCACCGCTTTAAAGCagtactatgcacagtttctccagtcacaggtaCAGGAGCCTATAACCTCATCAGCATTgtattgggtgtcttggtggcttcactTGCTTGTATGTTTTTTGCAAGATCATCCAGTTTATGAGAACTGCCTCTTTCAGATAGATTCTCCTTAAagtactatactgtttgtattccttaatgattgatgtaaataaagtccagtaatgtggaaatgttcatgttcatgtgtccatttcATGAATTGTCTGAGGAGAACTAGTTGTAGAAGTGAGACTTTGTATTAagaaataatcctta is from Thalassophryne amazonica chromosome 1, fThaAma1.1, whole genome shotgun sequence and encodes:
- the LOC117501462 gene encoding neuropilin and tolloid-like protein 1, coding for MVHGLSFHHVVVSLLILGLSGATKKDTTVKNNSGVKPAGQCGTWVKEPEGGQFTSPNYPNKYPPNTECVYILEAPPRQCIDLHFEENYSIESSWECKFDNIEVRDGPFGFSPVLGHYCGQQSPPDIRSSGRYLWIKFVTDGELEAVGFSASYNFTADPDFADLGAAPPLPSCQYDMVGPEGIVESHQIIRDGKIGAAEAIDCKWYIHAPPRSKVSSTHCVPILPQIRFETKF